In a genomic window of Diabrotica undecimpunctata isolate CICGRU chromosome 2, icDiaUnde3, whole genome shotgun sequence:
- the roh gene encoding uncharacterized protein roh: MADKVEKVSRPMKFPYTFSAKIAQFPIKHYLKNQWIWKYYAISLVVCLPVFNSISKLSNSPGNIAKWAEIRRKEAAEHHH; encoded by the exons ATGGCAGACAAAGTAGAAAAGGTTTCCAGACCAATGAAATTCCCTTACACATTCAGTGCAAAAATTGCACAATTCCCTATCAAGCACTACTTGAAGAACCAATGGATCTGGAAATACTATGCTATTTCTCTTGTAGTATGTCTTCCAGTCTTCAACTCGATTAGTAAACTAT CCAACTCTCCTGGAAACATTGCTAAATGGGCCGAAATTCGCAGAAAGGAAGCTGCTGAACATCATCACTAA